Proteins encoded together in one Thermodesulfobacteriota bacterium window:
- a CDS encoding type I restriction enzyme HsdR N-terminal domain-containing protein produces MADVPRHHLEYGWCQDYITGETVVDTDDERIRQGLARLLVEERGYARAEVGVRLRIETLFAGTYAVSRIDFVVGLAGRQVMVIRYGPGSIVTRERPAVAAARVVNPEYQIPLAVATNGRDASLLDTRTGKVLAEGLAAIPGRQELLARLPELTFPPLPAERRERELRILNAYDVEVCCSGGPCALPGAREG; encoded by the coding sequence GTGGCTGATGTTCCGCGCCACCATCTGGAGTATGGCTGGTGCCAGGATTACATCACGGGCGAGACGGTGGTCGATACCGATGACGAGCGGATCCGCCAGGGACTGGCCCGGCTGCTGGTCGAGGAGCGAGGCTATGCCCGGGCGGAGGTTGGGGTTCGGCTGCGGATCGAGACCCTGTTTGCCGGCACCTACGCCGTGTCGCGGATCGACTTCGTGGTGGGCCTGGCCGGCCGGCAGGTGATGGTCATCCGCTACGGCCCGGGGTCGATCGTCACCCGGGAGCGCCCGGCGGTGGCCGCCGCCCGGGTGGTCAATCCGGAGTACCAGATTCCGCTGGCCGTCGCCACCAACGGCCGGGACGCCAGCCTGCTGGACACCCGGACCGGGAAGGTGCTGGCTGAGGGCCTGGCGGCCATCCCCGGGCGGCAGGAGCTGCTGGCGCGGCTGCCGGAGCTGACCTTTCCGCCTTTGCCTGCGGAGCGCCGGGAGCGGGAGCTGCGGATCCTGAACGCCTACGACGTGGAGGTCTGCTGCAGCGGCGGGCCCTGCGCCCTGCCTGGGGCCAGGGAGGGCTGA
- a CDS encoding AI-2E family transporter: MSSSSAPGPLAIRSFLLLFLLSAALLGHLLWPFANTLILAFLLAGLASPVYALLRRRLSDFFASLLTCGLLVLLVFVPLVLFVGALSGEALGLYQLGRDAMVGVKLKELVRESALWGQLERLLDGYGLSLDPGAVNDTLSEGVRSLGLFVYQQASAWAANFLGFLLKFLLMVIIVFFLLIDRERLLAFISRLSPLPDEQERVLIRKFEEMAKAILVVNGISGIAQGIMGGAVFALTGLGSPFLWGGMMAAFAFVPIVGTGLIMVPGAAVLFLKGRAASGVAVLAVYTLGAYVLDYVLKAKLVGHQVRMPTLPLLLGILGGLAVYGVLGIIYGPLIITAFLTLADLYQGSYAGWMAGQPAAAGQEGGRKEAPR, translated from the coding sequence ATGTCGTCCAGCTCGGCCCCCGGCCCGTTGGCCATCCGTTCTTTTCTGCTCCTCTTCCTGCTGTCGGCCGCCCTCCTGGGTCACCTGCTGTGGCCCTTCGCCAACACGTTGATTCTGGCCTTTCTTCTGGCCGGCTTGGCCAGTCCGGTCTACGCCCTGTTGCGGCGACGCCTGTCCGATTTCTTCGCGTCCCTTCTCACCTGCGGCCTTCTGGTGCTGCTGGTGTTCGTGCCCCTGGTGCTGTTCGTGGGCGCCTTGTCCGGGGAGGCCCTGGGGCTCTACCAGCTGGGCCGGGATGCCATGGTGGGGGTGAAGCTCAAGGAGCTGGTCCGGGAGAGCGCCCTGTGGGGCCAGCTGGAGCGGCTGCTGGATGGCTACGGCCTGTCTTTGGACCCGGGGGCGGTCAACGACACCCTGTCGGAGGGGGTCAGGAGCCTCGGGCTGTTTGTCTACCAGCAGGCCAGCGCCTGGGCCGCGAACTTCCTGGGCTTCCTGCTCAAGTTCCTGCTCATGGTGATCATTGTCTTCTTCCTGCTCATCGACCGGGAACGGCTTTTGGCCTTCATCTCCCGGCTGTCGCCGCTGCCGGACGAGCAGGAGCGGGTGCTCATCAGGAAGTTCGAGGAGATGGCCAAGGCGATCCTGGTGGTGAATGGCATCTCGGGCATTGCCCAGGGCATCATGGGTGGGGCGGTCTTCGCGCTCACCGGTCTGGGCTCTCCCTTTCTCTGGGGCGGGATGATGGCTGCCTTCGCCTTCGTGCCCATCGTCGGCACTGGCCTCATCATGGTGCCAGGCGCCGCGGTGCTGTTCCTCAAAGGCCGGGCGGCGTCCGGAGTCGCCGTCCTGGCGGTCTATACCCTGGGCGCCTATGTCCTCGATTATGTGCTCAAGGCCAAGCTGGTGGGTCACCAGGTGCGGATGCCCACCCTGCCCCTCCTTCTGGGCATCCTGGGCGGGCTGGCCGTGTACGGGGTGCTGGGGATCATCTACGGCCCCCTGATCATCACCGCTTTCCTGACCCTGGCGGACCTCTACCAGGGCAGCTACGCGGGCTGGATGGCAGGCCAGCCGGCCGCGGCCGGCCAGGAGGGTGGCAGGAAGGAGGCTCCGCGGTGA